From the genome of Anopheles moucheti chromosome 3, idAnoMoucSN_F20_07, whole genome shotgun sequence, one region includes:
- the LOC128304827 gene encoding replication protein A 32 kDa subunit, with product MNDSFGAGGFNATASGGAGSENKAEGVLPLVIQQVLESADGGITLFGHQYAMITLVAITRNIDYSSTKVTYQLEDHTGQIDAHFWLEDDGATNTPNIAQHSYVRVVGSVRDQGGSKAIMIFKIDQVNSPNEVTTHLLEVLHSRYKGEENSKRKAEPGFDTNANATSNGGFMESDSVGASLGLNGKQLAVYKAIKSHVSDIGISRKELQAKFSHINPSEMQSIIDHMGNEGMIYTTVDTEHFFCVDA from the exons ATGAACGATAGCT TTGGTGCAGGTGGTTTTAACGCGACCGCATCCGGTGGTGCCGGATCAGAGAACAAAGCAGAAGGCGTCCTGCCGCTCGTCATTCAGCAAGTCCTGGAATCGGCAGACGGTGGCATAACTTTATTCGGACACCAATATGCGATGATTACGCTTGTCGCAATCACACGAAACATCGATTATTCATCAACCAAAGTAACTTACCAGCTGGAAGATCACACAG GCCAGATTGATGCACACTTCTGGTTGGAAGATGATGGTGCTACCAacactccgaacattgcgcaACATTCGTACGTTCGCGTAGTTGGTTCCGTCCGCGATCAAGGTGGTTCGAAGGCGATCATGATCTTCAAGATAGATCAGGTCAACTCCCCGAACGAAGTTACCACACATCTGCTAGAGGTATTGCACTCCCGGTACAAGGGAGAAGAGAACAGCAAACGCAAGGCGGAACCCGGTTTCGATACGAACGCTAATGCCACCTCGAACGGTGGGTTCATGGAATCGGATTCGGTTGGTGCCTCGTTGGGTTTGAACGGAAAGCAGTTGGCGGTTTACAAGGCAATTAAAAGTCACGTCTCCGATATCGGTATCAGTCGCAAGGAGTTGCAAGCCAAATTTTCTCACATCAATCCTTCCGAGATGCA GAGCATCATTGACCACATGGGGAACGAAGGAATGATATACACCACAGTCGACACGGAACATTTCTTTTGCGTTGACGCATAA